One window of Papaver somniferum cultivar HN1 chromosome 9, ASM357369v1, whole genome shotgun sequence genomic DNA carries:
- the LOC113307829 gene encoding protein SMG7-like produces the protein MTILMDNSAPSSRELVQRLHNKNIELENKRRKSAQARIPSDPNAWQQMRENYETIILEDHAFSEKHETEFALWQLHYRRIEELRAHFSAALASTGSTAAQAGKAPAPGRPDRIKKIRSQFKTFLSEATGFYHELIIKIRSKYGLPLGTLAEDSENQNILSKDGKKSIETKKGLISCHRCLIYLGDLARYKGLYGEGDSKARDYTTASSYYLQAASLWPSSGNPHHQLAILASYSGDDLLSVYRYFRSLAVASPFSTARDNLIIAFEKNRQIYSQLPVDSKASSVSTTPVQSPGKVRGKREKMHLSKDVTVETSSTKERVLSISEMYKAFCVRFVRLNGILFTRTSLETFTEVFSSVSSDIHELLSSGGEEVLNFGSDAAENSLVFVRLIAILIFTVHNVNKETEGLSYAEILQRSVLLQNAYVVAFEFVGYIIKRCAQLCDPSSSYLLPGILIFVEWLACRPDIAAGSEMEEKQATARSVFWKHCISFLNKLMLAGSVSGNDDADETCFFKMSKYDDGETGNRLALREDFELRGYVPLLPAQLILDFSRKYSTGSDGGRQEKRVRTQRILAAVKALMDVVRIDHQTIYFDQKLNKFSIGVQPQTPDVSSLAISDMPKPNGMKQENLMLYTEGEEEDEEIVFKPTVAEKSIDVVVSLGLSTASVAHGPSGNASKGELGNYYGTYTSPIQSPSPQHALDDRTHSVPSYANVVPKHPQPINSSVPNWHTNQQDYFYSEMKNLSVVDNGNVMNAKSGESFNASALPPMVSHSFPQNTSLIAGGMFSDQRKAAEAVVPSKFDAMYSGPNAESLTMKPSAALAANSRKSPVSRPVRHPGPPPGFSLPPKAVNEPVVGAGLKNEIPQLDDYRWLDGYQLSLSTNTMVPSNFINSSSHGYPHMINNINNASGATSLPFPGQQAPVETEKTWQDYQLLEHLKLYQQNQHQQANQDSLPHVENYPGQPLWSGRFFV, from the exons ATGACCATTCTGATGGATAACTCTGCTCCTTCGTCCCGGGAACTTGTTCAACGTCTTCACAATAAG AATATTGAGTTGGAGAATAAGCGTCGCAAGTCAGCCCAAGCAAGAATCCCTTCAGATCCGAATGCATGGCAACAGATGCGTGAAAATTATGAAACAATCATCCTCGAAGATCATGCCTTTTCGGAGAAACATGAAACAGAGTTTGCTCTCTGGCAGTTGCATTATAGACGAATTGAGGAGTTGAGAGCACACTTCAGTGCTGCTTTAGCATCTACAGGATCAACCGCAGCACAGGCTGGAAAAGCTCCTGCTCCTGGACGACCTGATAGAATTAAGAAAATCCGTTCTCAATTTAAAACGTTTCTTTCAGAAGCTACAGGCTTTTACCATGAGCTTATAATCAAAATTCGGTCTAAATATGGTCTTCCTTTGGGGACTTTAGCTGAGGATTCAGAAAATCAGAATATTCTCTCAAAGGATGGAAAAAAATCTATTGAGACGAAGAAGGGGTTGATCTCATGTCATCGTTGCCTGATTTACTTGGGCGATCTAGCTCGCTACAAAGGTCTTTATGGAGAAGGGGACTCTAAAGCTCGTGATTATACTACCGCGTCAAGTTACTACTTGCAAGCTGCCTCCCTATGGCCTTCAAGTGGTAACCCCCATCATCAG CTTGCGATTTTGGCTTCCTACTCGGGAGATGATCTGTTGTCAGTTTACCGGTACTTCCGAAGTTTGGCTGTAGCTAGCCCTTTCTCGACCGCAAGAGATAACTTAATTATTGCGTTTGAAAAG aaccGCCAGATTTACTCACAGCTTCCTGTGGACAGTAAAGCTTCTTCAGTGAGTACTACACCTGTGCAAAGCCCAGGTAAAGTGAGAGGAAAAAGGGAGAAGATGCATCTATCTAAAGATGTCACAGTTGAAACATCTTCGACCAAAGAAAGAGTACTTAGTATATCCGAGATGTATAAAGCTTTCTGTGTTCGTTTTGTGCGACTGAATGGCATTCTTTTCACAAGAACGAG CCTGGAAACATTTACAGAAGTGTTCTCCTCCGTTAGCAGCGATATCCATGAGCTTCTTTCTTCAGGTGGAGAAGAGGTGTTGAATTTTGGTTCTGATGCTGCTGAGAATAGCCTTGTCTTTGTTAGGCTCATTGCGATTCTCATATTCACCGTCCATAATGTGAATAAGGAAACTGAGGGTCTATCTTACGCTGAGATCTTACAGCGTTCAGTTCTGCTCCAGAATGCTTATGTAGTTGCTTTTGAGTTTGTGGGATATATTATTAAAAGATGTGCACAGTTGTGTGATCCTTCTTCAAGCTATCTTCTTCCTGGCATCCTCATTTTTGTTGAGTGGTTAGCATGTCGTCCAGATATTGCTGCTGGTAGCGAAATGGAGGAGAAACAGGCTACTGCTAGATCTGTCTTCTGGAAGCACTGTATATCTTTCTTGAACAAGCTCATGTTGGCTGGGTCTGTTTCTGGCAATGATGATGCAGATGAAACATGTTTTTTCAAGATGAGCAAGTACGATGATGGGGAAACAGGTAACCGTCTTGCATTGAGGGAGGACTTTGAGTTGAGAGGGTACGTTCCCCTCCTTCCAGCACAGCTCATTTTGGATTTTTCGAGGAAGTACTCCACTGGAAGTGATGGTGGCAGACAGGAGAAAAGGGTTCGTACACAGAGGATTTTAGCTGCAGTGAAGGCTCTTATGGATGTAGTGCGGATTGATCATCAGACAATATATTTTGACCAGAAGCTGAACAAGTTTTCCATTGGTGTCCAACCTCAAACTCCCGATGTTTCTTCGCTCGCTATATCAGACATGCCAAAACCGAACGGCATGAAGCAAGAAAATTTGATGCTGTACACGGAAGGAGAAGAGGAGGATGAAGAGATTGTTTTCAAGCCTACTGTAGCTGAGAAATccattgatgttgttgtttctcTTGGTTTGAGCACAGCTTCTGTGGCCCATGGCCCCAGTGGAAACGCTTCCAAAGGTGAACTAGGAAATTACTATGGAACATACACTTCCCCAATCCAGAGTCCGAGTCCGCAGCATGCTCTTGATGATCGTACTCATTCAGTTCCTTCTTATGCCAATGTGGTCCCTAAGCATCCACAGCCAATCAATTCCAGTGTTCCAAATTGGCATACAAATCAGCAGGATTACTTTTATAGTGAAATGAAAAATTTGAGTGTTGTCGATAATGGGAATGTTATGAACGCCAAGTCAGGAGAATCTTTTAATGCTAGTGCACTGCCTCCTATGGTGTCTCATTCTTTCCCACAAAATACCAGTCTAATTGCTGGTGGTATGTTTTCGGATCAAAGGAAAGCAGCTGAAGCTGTGGTACCATCAAAGTTTGATGCCATGTATTCGGGACCGAATGCTGAGAGTCTCACAATGAAGCCATCAGCAGCACTGGCTGCAAACTCGAGAAAAAGCCCCGTGAGTCGTCCTGTTAGGCACCCTGGCCCCCCTCCTGGATTTAGTCTTCCTCCCAAGGCAGTGAATGAGCCTGTTGTTGGTGCTGGTTTAAAGAATGAGATTCCACAGCTTGATGATTATCGATGGCTTGATGGGTACCAGTTATCCTTATCAACCAATACCATGGTTCCTAGTAACTTCATCAACAGCAGTTCACATGGATACCCCCATATGATTAATAACATCAACAATGCGTCGGGTGCAACCAGCCTCCCTTTTCCTGGACAACAAGCTCCTGTTGAAACCGAGAAAACTTGGCAGGATTACCAGCTGCTTGAGCACCTCAAGTTATACCAACAGAATCAGCATCAGCAAGCAAATCAGGATTCTCTCCCTCATGTGGAGAATTATCCGGGACAGCCCCTATGGTCCGGCCGTTTCTTCGTGTGA
- the LOC113308451 gene encoding hydroxyproline O-arabinosyltransferase 3-like, protein MIGRKNMGRESPLLLILLTVGFFFGTYNLLTTIIGHKGTEVDDLDSISEQNVIDPVIQMPRKVKLAPKLPFHIALTATDSSYSQWQCRIMYYWYKKVKDLPGSDMGGFTRVLHSGKPDNLMDEIPTFVVDPLPAGLDRGYIVLNRPWAFVQWLEKANIPEEYILMAEPDHIFVKPLPNLASEKYPVAFPFFYIKPAENEKNLRKFYPEEKGPVTDIDPIGNSPVIIKKNLLEKIAPTWMNVSLGMKDDPETDKAFGWVLEMYAYAVASALHGVQHILRKDFMIQPPWDTEIGKTFIIHFTYGCDFSLKGELTYGKIGEWRFDKRSYLRGPPPKNLPLPPPGVPESVVTLVKKVNEATANIPGWDTEDKEQRNENS, encoded by the exons ATGATTGGAAGAAAAAACATGGGACGTGAATCGCCTCTACTTCTGATACTATTGACAGtagggtttttctttgggacataTAACTTGTTAACAACTATAATTGGCCACAAGGGTACAGAAGTTGATGATTTGGATAGTATATCGGAGCAGAATGTGATCGATCCGGTTATACAGATGCCACGGAAAGTGAAACTAGCTCCTAAGTTACCCTTCCACATTGCACTAACTGCCACTGATTCTAGTTATAGCCAATGGCAGTGTCGAATTATGTACTATTGGTATAAGAAAGTGAAGGATTTGCCTGGATCAGACATGGGAGGGTTCACACGAGTTTTACATTCAGGAAAACCAGATAATTTGATGGATGAAATTCCAACATTTGTCGTTGATCCTCTTCCCGCCGGTCTGGATAGG GGTTACATTGTCTTAAATAGACCATGGGCTTTTGTGCAATGGTTGGAAAAGGCAAATATCCCAGAGGA ATACATATTGATGGCAGAACCTGACCACATCTTTGTAAAACCACTGCCTAACTTGGCGAGTGAAAAATATCCAGTGGCATTCCCATTTTTTTATATTAAGCCTGCTGAAAATGAGAAAAACTTGCGGAAGTTTTATCCGGAGGAGAAGGGACCAGTGACAGATATTGACCCTATTGGCAATTCTCCAGTGATAATTAAGAAG AACTTGCTGGAAAAAATTGCACCTACATGGATGAATGTATCTTTAGGAATGAAAGATGATCCAGAGACTGATAAAGCTTTCGGTTGGGTACTAGAAAT GTATGCATATGCCGTTGCTTCTGCGCTGCATGGAGTACAACATATTCTTCGGAAAGACTTTATGATACAG CCCCCGTGGGATACAGAGATAGGCAAAACTTTTATAATCCATTTCACTTATGGATGTGACTTCTCTTTAAAA GGTGAGCTAACATATGGTAAAATTGGAGAGTGGCGCTTTGACAAGAGATCATATCTTCGTGGTCCACCACCTAAGAATCTCCCGTTGCCTCCTCCTGGAGTCCCAGAAAGTGTG GTCACCCTGGTAAAAAAGGTCAATGAAGCAACAGCTAACATTCCTGGATGGGACACCGAGGACAAAGAACAAAGAAATGAAAACAGTTGA